A stretch of DNA from Thalassospiraceae bacterium LMO-SO8:
CACCGACAAGCACCAGCTTCTCGTTCTTTTTCGAGAACTCGACCGCCGCTTTGGCAGCCGCCACCGGATCGTGCGAATAAGCCATCGCGGTCGGGCCGGTGAAGAGGTCGCTGATGCCCTGGAACTGCGTTCCTTCTAGGGCGAGACGCGTGAGCCGGTTTTTCGTCACTTTGAACTTGGCCCCGGCCTCGCGCATGCGGTCGCGGAGATCGCCCATCTCGGCGACTGTCATGCCCGAATAATGGGTGACAACGACGAGATTCGTCTCGTTGAACGCATCCTTGAGGGACGCAACCAATTGTTCTTTTTCTGATCGGTCCACGGATCGTCTCCAGTAGTTGATCCGGACTGCCACCCCTGAAGGTCACAGGCCGAACCGTTGCACCTAAGGCCTTTGCCTCGCGGCCGCCCGGCGGGCGGTCCAAAACAAAGACCAGCTCGCCTGTCCAGTGCAGTCGTTCAAGCCGCTCAACTGCCGGACCCCATTTGGAGCACCCGGCAGGAAAACGGTTTCACCACTGTCTCGGCAGGCGGGTTTCCCCATTAAGCCCCCTCCAAATCGAGGGGGCGCCTACTGTCTGGGACAGGTGGGTCGGAACCGGCGAACCTGCAAGGCTCTGGGTCCCTTCCCTTTCCGCGTCCCCGGAATTGCTTCCGGCTGGCGGAAATTCTTAAACCGCGGCCGCCGCCCTAGAGGGCGAAGCTGGCCACGTTGATCTTCACGCCCGGGCCCATGGTCGAGGACAGGCTGACACGCTGCATGTACGTGCCCTTGGCTCCCGACGGCTTGGCCCGGTTGATGGCGTTGACGAAGGCGGCGATGTTCTCGCGGATCTGATCTTCCGAGAAGCTCGCCTTGCCGACGCCGGCATGGATGATGCCCGCCTTTTCGACACGGAATTCAATCTGACCGGCCTTCGCCGCCTTGACGGCGCCGGCGACGTCCGGGGTCACCGTGCCCAGCTTGGGGTTCGGCATCAGGCCGCGCGGCCCCAAAACCTTACCCAGACGGCCGACGATGGCCATCATGTCCGGGGTCGCGATGACGCGTTCGAAATCCATCTGGCCGTTCTGAACGGCTTCCATCAGGTCCTCGGCGCCGACCACGTCGGCACCCGCCTTGCGGGCTTCCTCGGCCTTGGCGTCCTTGGCGAACACGGCGACGCGCACGCTCTTGCCCGTGCCGTGCGGCAATGCCACCATGCCGCGGACCATCTGGTCGGCGTGGCGCGGATCGACGCCCAGGTTGATGGCCAGCTCGATGGTTTCGTCGAATTTGGCCGTGGCGTTTGCCTTGACCATCTTCACGGCCGCTTCCAGGTCGAGCGCTTCGTCCCGGTTGATGCCTTCAGCAACAGCGCGCAGGCGCTTTCCGAATTTACGTGCCATCGTTCCTACTCCACCACTTCCATGCCCATGGAGCGGGCCGAGCCGGCCAGCATGCGGCAGGCGGCTTCCACGTCCGTGGTGTTAAGGTCGGCCATCTTCACGGCGGCGATTTCGCGCAGCTGCGCCATGGTCACCTTGCCCTTGCTTTCGTGGCCCGGCTTGTTGACGCCCTTTTGCAGCTTGGCCGCCTTCATCAAAAGGAAGCTGGCCGGCGGCGTCTTCGTGACGAACGAAAACGTGCGGTCGCCGTAGGCCGTGATGACCACCGGAATCGGCATGCCCGGTTCCAGGTTCTGCGTCTGCGCATTGAACGCCTTGCAGAATTCCATGATGTTGAGACCGGCCTGGCCCAGCGCCGGCCCGACGGGCGGCGACGGGTTGGCTTGCCCCGCCGGAATTTGGAGCTTGATCAGCCCCGCGATCTTCTTCGCCATTTCTCTATCCTCAGTCTTTCAAATGGCCATCCGGAGCACCGCTCCCCTGGCCGGGTTATGCCCCCACCGACAGTCGATGCCGTTGGGGACCTGAAGAGCGTGGTGCGGCCAATGGCGGGCCTCCCACGCGGTTAACTCGTTGCCGGGTCTATACTTTTTCGACCTGGCTGTATTCCAATTCGACGGGCGTCGCGCGTCCGAAGATGCTGACCGCGACCTTGACCCGCGAGCGTTCCTCGTCGACTTCCTCGACCATGCCGTTGAACGAGTTGAACGGCCCGTCGCACACACGGACCTGCTCGCCCACCTCGAAGGTGACACTCGGCTTCGGCCGGTCGACGCCTTCCTTGACCTGGTACAGGATGCGCTGCGCCTCGGCCTCGGAGATCGGCACGGGCCGGCCCTTGCCGCCCAGGAAATCGGTGACCTTGGGCGTGTTCTTGACCAGGTGCCAAGTTTCGTCCGTCAGGTCCATTTCGACCAGGATATAGCCCGGGAAGAACTTGCGTTCGGCGTTGATCTTCGCCCCCCGGCGCATTTCGACGACGGCTTCCGTCGGCACCAGGACCTGGGGGATAAGCTCCTCCATCCCGGCCTGACGGGCCTGCTCCTCGATCGACTGGGCGACCTTCTTTTCGAAGCCCGAATAAACGTGAACGACGTACCAGCGCAGCGCCATGGATCAGCCCCCCAGTCCGAAGACAAGGCGAATGCCGAACTGCAAGATCTGGTCAACGACCAGGAAAAACAGCGCGGCGATGATCACCATGACGAAGACCATGGCGGTGGAAACGCCTGTCTCCTTGCGCGACGGCCAGGTCACCTTGGCCGCCTCTTGGCGGACTTCCTGGATGAACTGGGCCGGGTTGGTTTTTGCCATAAATGTTTATCCGACTTCTTTTAAGTAAGGCTTCTTCGCCTTGTTCGTACGCCGACGGGGCTGTCTGCAAGATCCGCCGAAACAGCCCCCTCGAAAGTGGCAGGGGCACCAGGGCTCGAACCCGGGACCTGCGGTTTTGGAGACCGCCGCTCTACCAACTGAGCTATACCCCTAAAGCCGCTTCGGTCATCCGGCGGCCCGGACCACGGGTCCGGGCGCCGGCCAGGTGACCTTGCTCTATATAGTCGGCCTCGTTCCTTTATTCGATGATCTTGGAAACGACGCCGGCACCGACGGTGCGGCCGCCTTCGCGGATGGCGAAGCGCAGGCCTTCGTCCATGGCGATCGGCGCGATCAGATTGACGACCATCGAGATGTTGTCACCCGGCATGACCATTTCCGTGCCGGACGGCAGCTCGACCGTGCCCGTCACGTCCGTCGTGCGGAAGTAGAACTGCGGACGATAGTTCGAGAAGAACGGCGTGTGACGCCCGCCTTCGTCCTTCGTCAGGATGTAGGCTTCGCAGTCGAACTTCGTGTGCGGCGTGATCGAACCCGGCTTGGCCAGAACCTGGCCGCGCTCGACTTCCTCACGCTTCGTGCCGCGCAGCAGCACGCCAACGTTGTCGCCCGCTTCGCCCTGATCCAGAAGCTTGCGGAACATTTCAACGCCCGTGCAGGTCGTCTTCGTCGTGTCCTTGATGCCGACGATCTCGATTTCCTCGCCGACCTTCACAACGCCGCGCTCAATGCGGCCCGTCACAACCGTGCCGCGGCCCGAGATCGAGAACACGTCTTCGATCGGCATCAGGAACGGCTGATCCTTCGGACGATCCGGCTGCGGAATGTACTCGTCAACCGCACGCATCAGCTCCAGGATCGCGTCATGGCCGGTCTTCACGTCGCTGTCTTCCAGCGCCGCCAGAGCCGAACCCTTGACGATCGGAATGTCGTCGCCCGGGAAATCGTAAGACGACAGAAGCTCCCGGATTTCCATCTCGACAAGCTCAAGAAGCTCTTCGTCGTCAACCTGGTCGACCTTGTTCATGAACACCACCAGCGCCGGAACACCGACCTGACGCGCCAGCAGGATGTGCTCCCGCGTCTGCGGCATCGGGCCGTCAGCCGCCGACACAACCAGAATGGCACCGTCCATCTGCGCCGCACCCGTGATCATGTTCTTCACATAATCCGCGTGACCGGGGCAGTCGACGTGCGCGTAGTGGCGGTTCTCCGTCTCGTATTCAACGTGCGCCGTCGAGATCGTGATCCCACGCGCCTTCTCTTCCGGCGCCTTGTCGATCTGGTCGTACGCCGAATACGTCGCGCCGCCCGTCTCCGCCAGAACCTTCGTGATCGCCGCCGTCAACGACGTCTTGCCGTGGTCAACGTGGCCGATCGTGCCGATGTTGCAATGCGGCTTATTACGTTCAAACTTCTCTTTCGCCATTGTTCGGTCTCGTCTGTCTGTCTGGTGTTACGTGAGAACTGTTTGGTGTCGCTCGACGCCCGAAAGCGTCTTGAAAATGCTCCTGCTGTCCCCTTGCCGGGTCACGCCGCCAAAAAGGTTGGAGCGGGTGAGGGGAATCGAACCCCCGTCGTAAGCTTGGAAGGCTTCTGCTCTACCATTGAGCTACACCCGCTTGGCGTCGCGCCGCCTTGCAAGCCCGTCCGCCCTAACATGGGACTTGAGTTCAACTATTCCTATTCGCCGCACCGCACTCTTTTTTTAACGTCGTCTTTATCCGCTCACCGCGCCTGATCACCCTGGCAGTTCACCAATCGGCACCCAGGCCCCGATTCAATGCGCCAACCCCCGGCAACGAGATGGTGGAGGGGGTTGGATTCGAACCAACGTAGGCGTACGCCAACGGGTTTACAGCCCGTCCCCTTTAGCCACTCGGGCACCCCTCCTGGGACCCGTTCTCCGGAATTTCGCAGCACCACGGTGAAATCTGCCCGGCCGGCACGCCGGACGGACCGTGGGAATACGAGGAATAGCAACCGGTTGTCAACGCCAAAACATAGTAAAATAGCCCGCAGGCCCCTCCCCTTCTCTTAATCAAGAGAGGCTTCCAGCAGACTTCAATTGTGGTTTCATGTTAAATCCCCCCATGAGCAAGCGCAAGCCCCACCCCAAGGCCCGTTTCCGGGCGAAACCCGAGGACAGCCACGCCCCCCGCGGCGCCGGCCGCGCGGCCTGGATTTACGGCCGCCACGCCGCCCTTGCGGCCCTCCTCAACCCTCACCGCGTCATTTCCCGCATCGTCGCGGCCCCCGGCCAGGCCGAGGAGGTCACCGCCGCCCTGCGGACCAAGGGCGCCCCTCCGGACCGCCCGCCCCCGGAAACCCTGGACCGGCGGGATATCGACGCCCTGTTGCCCCAGGGCGCCGTGCATCAGGGCCTGGCCGTCCTGTCGCCGCCCCTGGACACGCCGGCGGTCGAAGACATCTGCGCCCGGGCGGGATCAGCGACCAATGCCCTGGTCCTGGTGCTCGATCAGGCGACCGATCCGCACAACGTGGGCGCCATTCTGCGTTCGGCGGCGGCGTTCGGCGCCCTGGCCGTGATCGTTCAGGACCGCAACGCGCCGGAGGCCACGGGCGCCCTGGCCAAGGCCGCCTCAGGCGCGCTCGAAACCGTGCCCCTGGTCGTCGCCACCAACCTGAGCCGCGCCCTGGAGCAGTTGCAGGCGGGCGGGTTTTGGTGTCTCGGCCTGGATGGCGAGGCCCAGACGCTGATCGGCGATGCCGACCTGTCCGGGCGTATCGCCCTGGTCCTGGGCGCCGAGGGGGCCGGCCTGCGCCGTCTGGTCAAGGAACACTGCGACCTTTTGGTCCGGATTCCCATCCAATCGGCCATGGAAAGCCTGAATCTGTCGAATGCGGCGGCCGTCGCCCTGTATGAAGCGGCCCGGCGACGTCCGGTCTTGCCTCCCGATAGTCAATAGGCGTACATATCGCGAAGTTCTAATAAGGGGGGAACCCCCGCCTTCTTTGGGGGAAGAACGAAGCGGTGTTTCGCAACAGGCTGCCGTTGTCCGATTTGACGGCGCCGCTAACCGACGTGCTGGACCACTGGCGCGCGCGGGGCGGTGAAGATTTGGCTTGTCCCTGGCCCAAATTCGAAATGCACTTCCTGCCGCCACGGGTCTTGCCGACGACCCTGGTGATCGATGTGTTCGACGACATGAACGCGAACAAATATCGCTTTTGGGGCAGCAAGATGACGTTGATCCACGGCAAGGACATGACCGGCAGGAGCCCTTACGGACTGTCCCCCCCGGAACTCGCCGAGGATCTGCGCAAGCAGCACCTGGAAATCCGCGAAAATCGTGTCGCCTGCGCCCATGTTCTCGGCTTCGCGCTCGAAAGCGGCCTCACCCAGACACACACCATCCTGCGCCTGCCGCTGTCGGACGACGGGCGCACGGTCAGCCATATCGTAGGCGTGGTCTGGTATTCCCCGGAGGCCCTGAAGTGGCTTGAGCAGAAAGGCCAAGGCAGCCTGTTCGGCCCCTGAGTTAAGGAACCTTGGTCCCGGTCCGCTAATCCGCCAGGGGGCGCGCGTTCATACCCCGCAGGCGGTCTGCGAGCACGCCCATGACATGGAGCGCGAAGAACGGCGTGTTCTGGACCATGAAGGCGAAGCCTCGGCGATCGACGGGAATGACCTCGCAATCGGAGGCCGCGGTCACGGTGGCGCTGCGCGGACTGTTGTCGACCAGGGCCAGTTCACCGACGATGCAGCCCGGCCCGGCCTGCTCCAGCACGTGATTGCGGACCATGATCTCCATGTCACCCGACTTCACGACATACATCAGATCCCCCGGTTCACCCTCGCGGAACAGAACGTCCCCGGCCTTAAGGGCCTTTACCTCTTCGTCACCGCGAAACATCTTGGTGAAATCAAATCGTTCGGACATGCCGGCCTTCCCCCTGTGCCGCAGAATTGCGGGTTAACAACGCTTTTACGACAATTTTGTTACGGTTTTCTGACTCGCTCTCCGCCGAGCCGCAGGGGCGCTCCGCGCTTGTGCCACAAGGGGGCTTGAGAGTATACGTTGCGCGCAAGATGGGTGCCCGGGCCCCGTCGGGCCGGGTCCTTGGGGCCGCTTTCTCCAAGAACACGCCCGGAACCAGGTACCGCCGCCTTAAGCCGGCTTAGCTCAGTTGGTAGAGCACCTGATTTGTAATCAGGGGGTCGCGGGTTCGAATCCTGCAGCCGGCACCAGCGCGGTCCCGCCGCTTCTATTGACCTGATCCGGCAATTCTGGGACAAACCCGGCGCGCCTAGGGGCGCCCATGCATTCCCATAAGCCTTCTCCAGACCGGACAACCCATGAACCTGTTTCAGCATTTCCAGGCCGAAGTGACGCGCCAGATCGACGCCCTGGCCGCCGAAGGCGCCCTGCCCGCCGGGTTGGACACCGCGCGCCTTACGGTCGAGCCGCCGCGCGACACCAGCCACGGCGACATCACCACCAACGCCGCCATGGTCCTGGCCAAGCCCGCGGGCATAAAGCCCCGCGACATCGCCGACCTGCTGGCGGCCCGGCTGAACAGTCTGCCCGAGGTCACGGAAACGGCGGTCGCCGGCCCGGGGTTCATCAACATGCGCCTGGCCGATACGTTCTGGCAGGCGCGGCTGCGGGAAATCCTGGAAACGGGCACCGCCTACGGCGATTCCGATTTCGGCAAGGCCGCCGGCAAGGTCAACGTGGAATACGTGTCCGCCAATCCGACTGGGCCGCTGCATGTCGCCCATGCGCGAGGCGCCGTGGTCGGCGACGTGCTGGCGCGGCTGTTGAAAAAAGCCGGCTACGACGTGACCACGGAATATTACATCAACGACGCCGGGGCCCAGGTCGAGATCCTGGCGACCTCGACCTACCTGCGCTACTGCGAGGCCCTGGGCCAGGACATCGGCGACATTCCCGAAGGCATGTATCCGGGCGAATACCTGATCCCCGTGGGCCAGGCCCTGGCCGAGGCCGACGGCGACAAGTGGCTGAGCGCCGACGAGGACACCTGGCTGCCCCATATCCGCGAATTCACCGTGGCGCGCATGATGGCCCAGGTGAAGGAAGACCTTGCGGCGCTGGGCATCCAGCAGGACGTCTATACCTCGGAAAAGGAACTGGTCGCCGCCGGTGCCGTCGACGCCGTCTACAAGACGCTCGCCGACCGCGGCCTGATCTATACGGGCGTGCTGGAGCCGCCCAAGGGCAAGCCCGCCCCCGACGATTGGGAGCCCCGGCCCCAGTCCCTGTTCCGCGCCACCCAGTTCGGCGACGACATCGATCGCCCGCTGAAGAAGTCGGACGGGTCCTGGACCTATTTCTCCAACGACATCGCCAACCACCTGGACAAGTTCAAGCGCGGCTTCACGCAGATGATCGACATCTTCGGCGCCGACCACGGCGGCTATGTGAAGCGCATGAAGGCGGCCGTCACCGCCGTGTCCGAGGGCAAGGCCGAGCTCGACATCAAGCTGTGCCAGATGGTCCACCTGATGAAGAACGGCGAACCCATGCGCATGTCCAAGCGCGCCGGCAACTTCGTGACCCTGCGCGACCTGATCGACGAAGTTGGCCGCGACGTCGTGCGGTTCCTGATGCTGACCCGCAAGAGCGACACCCAGATGGAATTCGATCTGGCCAAGGCGGTCGAGCAATCACGCGACAACCCGGTGTTCTATGTCCAGTACGCCCATGCGCGCTGCCGCTCGGTGCTGCGCTCCGCGCCCGACGAACTGGCGGGCCTGGACACCTCGGCCGAGGCCCTGGCCCAGGCCGACCTGTCCCTGCTCTCCGATCCGGCGGAACTGGACCTGGT
This window harbors:
- the argS gene encoding arginine--tRNA ligase — its product is MNLFQHFQAEVTRQIDALAAEGALPAGLDTARLTVEPPRDTSHGDITTNAAMVLAKPAGIKPRDIADLLAARLNSLPEVTETAVAGPGFINMRLADTFWQARLREILETGTAYGDSDFGKAAGKVNVEYVSANPTGPLHVAHARGAVVGDVLARLLKKAGYDVTTEYYINDAGAQVEILATSTYLRYCEALGQDIGDIPEGMYPGEYLIPVGQALAEADGDKWLSADEDTWLPHIREFTVARMMAQVKEDLAALGIQQDVYTSEKELVAAGAVDAVYKTLADRGLIYTGVLEPPKGKPAPDDWEPRPQSLFRATQFGDDIDRPLKKSDGSWTYFSNDIANHLDKFKRGFTQMIDIFGADHGGYVKRMKAAVTAVSEGKAELDIKLCQMVHLMKNGEPMRMSKRAGNFVTLRDLIDEVGRDVVRFLMLTRKSDTQMEFDLAKAVEQSRDNPVFYVQYAHARCRSVLRSAPDELAGLDTSAEALAQADLSLLSDPAELDLVKIMAAWPRIVEQAAEAHEPHRVAFYLNDVASAFHGLWNMGKDDTSLRFIQADAPEVSRARMALVQATATVIASGLDVLGVTPVEELR
- a CDS encoding cyclic nucleotide-binding domain-containing protein — its product is MSERFDFTKMFRGDEEVKALKAGDVLFREGEPGDLMYVVKSGDMEIMVRNHVLEQAGPGCIVGELALVDNSPRSATVTAASDCEVIPVDRRGFAFMVQNTPFFALHVMGVLADRLRGMNARPLAD
- the secE gene encoding preprotein translocase subunit SecE; its protein translation is MAKTNPAQFIQEVRQEAAKVTWPSRKETGVSTAMVFVMVIIAALFFLVVDQILQFGIRLVFGLGG
- the rlmB gene encoding 23S rRNA (guanosine(2251)-2'-O)-methyltransferase RlmB, whose protein sequence is MSKRKPHPKARFRAKPEDSHAPRGAGRAAWIYGRHAALAALLNPHRVISRIVAAPGQAEEVTAALRTKGAPPDRPPPETLDRRDIDALLPQGAVHQGLAVLSPPLDTPAVEDICARAGSATNALVLVLDQATDPHNVGAILRSAAAFGALAVIVQDRNAPEATGALAKAASGALETVPLVVATNLSRALEQLQAGGFWCLGLDGEAQTLIGDADLSGRIALVLGAEGAGLRRLVKEHCDLLVRIPIQSAMESLNLSNAAAVALYEAARRRPVLPPDSQ
- the rplJ gene encoding 50S ribosomal protein L10; its protein translation is MDRSEKEQLVASLKDAFNETNLVVVTHYSGMTVAEMGDLRDRMREAGAKFKVTKNRLTRLALEGTQFQGISDLFTGPTAMAYSHDPVAAAKAAVEFSKKNEKLVLVGGALGEKALAVEDIKALATLPSLDELRAKLVGMLNTPATRIAGVLQAPAGQVARVIAAYGQKQGEAA
- the tuf gene encoding elongation factor Tu; protein product: MAKEKFERNKPHCNIGTIGHVDHGKTSLTAAITKVLAETGGATYSAYDQIDKAPEEKARGITISTAHVEYETENRHYAHVDCPGHADYVKNMITGAAQMDGAILVVSAADGPMPQTREHILLARQVGVPALVVFMNKVDQVDDEELLELVEMEIRELLSSYDFPGDDIPIVKGSALAALEDSDVKTGHDAILELMRAVDEYIPQPDRPKDQPFLMPIEDVFSISGRGTVVTGRIERGVVKVGEEIEIVGIKDTTKTTCTGVEMFRKLLDQGEAGDNVGVLLRGTKREEVERGQVLAKPGSITPHTKFDCEAYILTKDEGGRHTPFFSNYRPQFYFRTTDVTGTVELPSGTEMVMPGDNISMVVNLIAPIAMDEGLRFAIREGGRTVGAGVVSKIIE
- the rplK gene encoding 50S ribosomal protein L11; translation: MAKKIAGLIKLQIPAGQANPSPPVGPALGQAGLNIMEFCKAFNAQTQNLEPGMPIPVVITAYGDRTFSFVTKTPPASFLLMKAAKLQKGVNKPGHESKGKVTMAQLREIAAVKMADLNTTDVEAACRMLAGSARSMGMEVVE
- the rplA gene encoding 50S ribosomal protein L1 — encoded protein: MARKFGKRLRAVAEGINRDEALDLEAAVKMVKANATAKFDETIELAINLGVDPRHADQMVRGMVALPHGTGKSVRVAVFAKDAKAEEARKAGADVVGAEDLMEAVQNGQMDFERVIATPDMMAIVGRLGKVLGPRGLMPNPKLGTVTPDVAGAVKAAKAGQIEFRVEKAGIIHAGVGKASFSEDQIRENIAAFVNAINRAKPSGAKGTYMQRVSLSSTMGPGVKINVASFAL
- the nusG gene encoding transcription termination/antitermination protein NusG — encoded protein: MALRWYVVHVYSGFEKKVAQSIEEQARQAGMEELIPQVLVPTEAVVEMRRGAKINAERKFFPGYILVEMDLTDETWHLVKNTPKVTDFLGGKGRPVPISEAEAQRILYQVKEGVDRPKPSVTFEVGEQVRVCDGPFNSFNGMVEEVDEERSRVKVAVSIFGRATPVELEYSQVEKV